A stretch of Schistocerca cancellata isolate TAMUIC-IGC-003103 chromosome 3, iqSchCanc2.1, whole genome shotgun sequence DNA encodes these proteins:
- the LOC126175775 gene encoding uncharacterized protein LOC126175775 yields MHMTLQVSNTDESHSNLELAYIRTTSSDGAESRLSVSPVNVLGDGSTVGEDVIQELQEDNDTAGITITAASQVPEPETIRPPPAGESQPSTSVEVDDSESTNI; encoded by the exons atgcatatgacgttacaagt GTCCaatacagatgaatcacactcaAATTTGGAGCTAGCTTACATTCGCACCACAAGCAGTGATGGTGCTGAGTCGCGTCTCTCCGTTTCCCCTGTCAATGTACTGGGTGATGGAAGCACTGTGGGAGAAGATGTAATTCAGGAGCTGCAAGAGGATAATGACACTGCAGGGATAACAATAACAGCAGCGTCACAGGTGCCTGAACCAGAGACCATCAGGCCACCTCCAGCTGGAGAGTCGCAGCCTTCGACTTCTGTTGAAGTCGATGACAGCGAGTCTACTAATATTTAG